From Hydrogenobacter sp., one genomic window encodes:
- a CDS encoding Hsp33 family molecular chaperone HslO, with translation MLYKDLNEGTREDLKNYFQERDYMVIAVPKHELMRVYVLRAGRSVETARRIHGLDEEKAKVLGEALISSLLLTSCVKHATKQKVLLKLNLQDGVVVAEADATGKVRGFIEGEVRKPWNGTLTVIKELNLGTPYTSVVPIVSDSIKENLAYYFEQSEQIKTLVDMSVLLDPEGRVLTASGYLVQKMGGMYESVDMNLEDLLARKARPEDIAHIILKDKEPRLIGLKEIEYYCPCNEEIARSSLSLLEENELEEILSDGPAQVVCKFCGRVYRFTKDML, from the coding sequence ATGTTGTACAAGGATCTAAACGAAGGAACACGGGAAGATCTGAAAAATTACTTTCAAGAAAGGGATTATATGGTTATAGCTGTCCCAAAACACGAACTTATGAGAGTTTACGTCTTGAGAGCTGGAAGGAGTGTAGAAACTGCAAGAAGGATACACGGTCTTGATGAAGAGAAAGCAAAGGTTTTAGGAGAGGCACTAATTTCTTCTCTATTGCTCACGTCTTGTGTTAAACATGCTACAAAACAGAAAGTGCTTCTTAAACTGAATCTTCAAGATGGGGTGGTTGTTGCTGAAGCTGATGCGACAGGTAAGGTGAGAGGCTTTATTGAAGGGGAGGTAAGAAAACCTTGGAATGGTACACTTACAGTCATAAAAGAGCTTAACCTAGGTACTCCTTACACAAGCGTAGTACCCATAGTAAGTGACAGCATAAAGGAAAATCTCGCTTACTATTTTGAGCAATCCGAACAGATAAAAACCTTAGTAGATATGTCTGTATTACTTGATCCCGAAGGTAGGGTATTAACAGCAAGCGGGTATCTCGTTCAGAAAATGGGTGGTATGTACGAAAGTGTAGATATGAATCTTGAAGATCTCCTGGCAAGAAAGGCACGTCCAGAGGATATAGCGCATATAATACTTAAAGATAAAGAGCCAAGACTTATAGGACTTAAGGAAATAGAGTACTACTGTCCGTGCAACGAAGAGATCGCCAGATCAAGTCTCTCTTTGCTCGAAGAAAATGAGCTTGAGGAAATACTAAGTGATGGTCCCGCACAGGTAGTATGCAAATTCTGTGGTAGAGTTTACAGATTTACAAAGGATATGTTATAA
- a CDS encoding COX15/CtaA family protein produces the protein MLRAFIISAIVFTYIVMVWGGLVRSSDSGLACPSWPLCYGSFELPKDTAAKLEMGHRTVSSLAGVFTLLTFVYVWRKKRGIPRFTSTVALLFTFSAALTGMKMIKAETPHLKYISHMLLESVHIYESMIILGFLVLTYRFIYRDSKQEGVPIYAYIFALITMITGVLVRYTGSGEACGHEWPTCNGNIIPDFTSWKVALQFVHRNLAYTTWLAFLLALLTSYSRTTLLAFIFINIQFLFAVSMVLTGFFLPLSFMDTAMGFFLFAWLTYNVQTKPTINLKVKEAW, from the coding sequence ATGTTAAGAGCCTTCATAATCTCGGCGATCGTCTTTACATACATAGTTATGGTGTGGGGAGGATTGGTGAGATCCTCGGATTCGGGACTTGCCTGTCCAAGCTGGCCTTTATGTTATGGAAGTTTTGAACTTCCTAAGGATACTGCTGCAAAACTTGAAATGGGACACAGAACGGTAAGCAGTCTTGCTGGTGTATTTACCCTTTTGACCTTTGTATACGTGTGGAGAAAAAAGAGAGGTATTCCCAGGTTTACATCAACTGTTGCACTTCTTTTTACCTTCAGCGCTGCACTAACAGGCATGAAGATGATAAAAGCCGAGACACCCCATCTGAAGTACATATCTCACATGCTTTTAGAGTCCGTGCATATATACGAATCTATGATAATACTTGGTTTTCTCGTGCTGACATACAGATTTATATACAGGGATAGCAAGCAAGAGGGTGTGCCTATCTACGCTTACATCTTTGCCTTAATAACCATGATAACAGGAGTATTGGTAAGATATACTGGTTCTGGTGAGGCATGTGGACACGAATGGCCTACATGCAACGGAAACATTATCCCAGACTTTACGTCCTGGAAGGTCGCCCTCCAATTTGTACACAGGAACTTAGCTTACACCACTTGGCTTGCCTTTTTGCTTGCCCTCCTTACCAGCTATAGCAGAACTACCCTTTTAGCTTTTATCTTTATAAACATACAGTTCCTGTTTGCGGTATCTATGGTGCTTACAGGCTTTTTCCTGCCACTTAGCTTTATGGACACCGCTATGGGATTTTTCCTCTTTGCATGGCTTACCTACAACGTACAGACAAAACCTACAATAAACCTTAAGGTGAAGGAAGCATGGTAG